CGTCAGGCTAGTACTAGTACCCGAAGTATCTTAAACAGAAAGTATATTGAATTGCCGGAAGTAGTAGACTTTTTAGAAGgacaaattgtttttcttaataggagtaaaaatgaaaacactactgcacaattgtaattaaattaaaatgaccgTATGTAGActatttttaatcgaaaaataGATTTCAGTTAAAATGAATATATGTCTCcgtatgaatatattatttttgacaGGGCAGCAATGCAAATGCTACTACGGCCTAAAAAAGAAAGTCATACTTTAGACAAGAAGTAGATAGCAATTCtagaagtaaatgtttttatcCCCCAGGACTTTTAATAGCAGTATAAATTTTCTTGTTATCAATTCAAATGATATTAGGGAATCGGGAATAACATAGAATGTGAGTAGAGATTGATCGTGGATACAAAAGAAAACTCTTATATTGgtgtatgtgtattatataaTAGATCCGAAGCAGGTATTCTTCTTCACATGTCAAATCTGAAATAAGATTCATCTAAAAATTTTGACTGACTGTTCTATCTCCAACAATGAAGTCTGAAATAAGTACCATTAACAGATATGTTCCAGttcaacaatattgtaatattccaTTATACTACAtcatatttatgtgttttattacgtttattactATGTACTTAATATTCCTCCACTCTAGgattaaacatttcaataaaattagtgGAGCAATTCATTAGTATACTTTGGGATTTCACAGAGAAATCCTAAGTCCAAAAGAAGACAAAAACCGAAGTcgttggttttttatttaaaagcctTACGATGAAATTTCATATGGATTAATTAAAATCCcaatagaaaaaaaaaccaaaaaaagcaAAGCTTCTGCACGAAACGGATCTTGTCATGTTTGACATCTGTAAAGTTTAATTGAGTCGACCAATTCCAAAACTCACTAActccaaaatttttcaaattgaggtttttatagtatttggcAGTATTTGGGGAGTTTTATAAGGTAGCAAAAGATCTTGTTCCAAAACTCTCTAATTCTTAtggaaatatcaatgtaaaaaactgcaactgcaaCAAAACTCTCTAAATCCAATccctttactgaaataaaaactcGCTAATTCATCTTCCTCCATTACTGTTTCAAAACTCTCTAACTCCAGGCTTCAACTAGCACACTTCAAGGCAGTACTGCAACAAAACTGACTAATTCCTAATCATATGATAGTCATTGGCAACATATTCTTCAAACAGAAAGTGGGCAGTTCcttcaaaatagttattattttgtgtttatatattggcTACACTGTACAGCAGTGCATCTtgggaaattgtttgtttacttcaTTAGTTATTTCTGTTTTGTACAATATGGCTGATCCAGAGGTAACCTTATTACAAAGCGGTAATGTTGAACCAATGCCTGACAATTCCACGAGAAAGAGAAAAAGAAGAGTAGATAACTGGAAGAAAACCAAGGACAAAAAGAAGAGGTAagctaaactatatttattacaggacaacataattaaatttgtatgtttatccaATGATGACATAACCTAAAACCCTTTAACTGTACACTAACATTTTCACAGCATTGATTGTTTTTATGATATCggcttgtattttatttctgttttaaatactgGTTATTTAATTAGCTTACGGAATATGATTTGTTTCAGACACTCCGCTCAAGGATTCCCAAATATTCCAACTTGTGGACATCGTGAAAGAGCTAACGGATCCAAGCACTGTTATGACTGTTCCCGTCTTAATATGCAGGACATAAGACGTTTTCATCAGGGGTTCTACAAATCTTGCAATAAAATTGACCAAGATCAATTTATACTGAGGTACGCCAAAGGAAAAGTTCCAAAAAGACATCGGCTTCAAGGTCCTCATTCTTCTGAAAGAGGTATGGCTATTGAATATTTCATACCATCATACCGCAATGAAGGAGGAAGTGAATTGGTAAAAGTTTGCCAAAAggcttttttagatattttaaatatttcaaaatttagagtACAAAGATTGTGCCGTCTTGTGTTTCAAACTGGCGAATCGCCAAAAGAACTTCGAGGTGGAGGACCATCGTTCTAAAAAGTCTGAGGAAAAAAACTATCCAAAGTAAAAACCTTTATTGAGGCTCTACAACCTGTAGAGTCACATTATTGCCGAGGGAAATCCAGGACGGCAGTACCTAGCAAGTCATTTAAGTATCTCTAGTCTGTGGAAATCGTACAACAACACTACTGAAAATGAGTTTAAAGTCAAGTATGAGTactttaggaaaatatttgtagAGAATTATAATGTAGGGTTTGGGTCACCAGCAACAGACCAGTGTTCTCAATGTCTTAAGCTGAAAGAGAAGATTCTATCTGTGGTAGATTTTGAAGAAAAGGGGAaactgaaaatagaattacaagttCACAAAAAAAGAGGTAAGATGTTTTTTGAGCTATTGCAATCTGAAGAGGCTGGGACAATCACCGTTTTCATTCGACTgccaaaaaaatctaatttttcctaAGTTGACTGATCAAGCTGCTTATTTCTTACgacagttttatgtatataattttacaatgtgtcTCGGTTCTTCTCTGTCAAAGCAGACAGTTGAAAACACTTTCATTTATGCTTGGACTGAAATGGAAGGTGCGAAAGGTTCAAGCGAAATAGCTTCTTGTGTTCGCCATCGATTATCAGAAAACAGTCTATCcagaaaatgtacatacaattagATTGTTTGCAGATGGTGCtggaggacaaaataaaaataccattcttATTACAGCTTTACTAAACTGGTTATTGACTAAAGCACCTCAGCACATTAAGACAATTGTAATTCACTATCCGGTTCCAGGACATTCTTACATCCCACCCGATTAGAGTTTTTGGGGTAATAGAGAGAAAAGTCAGAAAAGTTGAAAGCATCACCCATCCAAACACATACTTTGacatttttagagaaagtggaacGGTCAATAGATTAGGTTTGGACTTTGATGTTGAAAAACTGGATGGAAGTATGCAGATCAACAGTAAAGAAGCCAGGTCAATGGCACTTTAAGTTTTCCACTTGTAAACGATTCATATTAACAAGAGGCAAAAAAGGAAATGGATTAGTAAGGGGTGAAGTGGGTGAAGTAGCCTATAAAAACGATATAGGAGCGTCCAGAGGAATAGCCAAGAAAGGCTGTAGTCTGAGAAACATAAACCCCCAGATGAAACCAAATTCTGTTCAGGTTAATCCTGCAAAAGTTAAGGATGTAAAAAACACTACTACGAAAACATTATGGGGAACAATGGGATCAACTGGAGTTTCTTAGGTACTACGCTGATCTATTTACTACCAATGATGGGGAAAAACCAGGAACTTAATTAAGATGATCCTAATGAACATGAAGATCCAATGGAGGATGAAGTTTTAATCTTAGAGGGCAACTTTgcattgtaaaaaatgaatttaaaacaacaaaatgtatttaagtttaattgcatacaaaattgtttaatttaaatacatattttttcattattacaagtttttataatatttacccaaCCTTGTTGCCCTAAAACACAATGTTGCCAACAAAAACTACCTAAATCAAAACCGTACTGCAACAAAACTGTCTAATACCAATCTCCATTTCCAAAAACTCTCTAACTCCAATATTTAACTGTTGTTTTCTAGTTcaacaaaagaaatacatttaatttcttactgtTTAACCAATTAGTAGTaggatttattattcataacaataaaataattactttgagtGTTATACTTTAACCACTATAGTTTTTTGCTCATTCCTGTAAAAAATTTAGGAAAGTGGAGTTAGTGAGTTTTGGAATTGGTCGACTCAATTGACTTTGACAGACGAATAACAAACATCTACTATTGCCTGAtaaatgtgtttagtttttacttaGACAAGTGatcaaaaacaaattacatatttgCTGATTAAGCAAAGTCCATACAAATAATGGATAATTGAGTTTTAAGCGAGTTTCTAAGACCAGTGGTGCGTAAGACCTAAGAATATCAATGCACAGATCATGGTGCACCCATTGCTGGAATATATGGTAGTGTGATTTTGTCTACTTACCAACAGGGCCACATAGATGAGTACAACCTCGGTTTGTGATGATGTTGGGTGTTGAGAGGCTTGGTGGCAAGATATCCGAAAATGTTACATTTCCATGGATCTGTTCCCTCTTTACAAAATGCAGCTTGTCAATCAGATATGATCTATCTATTAAATTTGTCATGCGTTGTACTTATGTTGTTAGTTGTATACTGTTTaagaacttttattttcttttgttggtcatatttatttttctggtattaaatttgtattataccatttcttgttattgttacaatttacaattttataggaATTCTTACTTATATTGTTTGTTACTGTTATTGCAGTTTACTATCCTACTTGATTGTCCCTTATTCCTTGTGTATGTTTGGCTTTTTACGTGCTTACTGTTTagtactgatatatatatatatatatatatatatatatatagtatactacTAGTATACATACTATCTACACTTTACCATTTAACTTGTAccttattataaaaaaggtgtgtacagttggaataaataaatgtaaaatttcaggtCTAGCGGTCAATCAGATTTTACGTGATTGAGTTAGAAACACAAAAACACATGTTCAgacaacattacattttttataagggGATAGATATTTAGAGTCTATAGCATGACATGAGCAACCCCGTCTGGTTTGTATAGTAATGAACAGAATAAAATCTCCATGTCATTTGCATTCTTCCATGTCACCACTGTTTATGGTCCTTCACGCCGTCCCTCGTGAGAAAActcatattatattactttgtgagtaatattacagtattttccGAGAAGTATACAGCAATATTgtagaaaatatgtaatataatgcaAGTATGAAGTTGTGAAAGAATCAGTACTCAAAACAAGATACCCAAAAGAATTATGagacttatattatatattgatatcaCAAGTTGTGTGTTACATAATACAGGACAGGATTACTCCTCACAACGagttacgtaacaggcttcattgaggttgcATGCGAAATTCAAGATTATAGCTCATTTCGTGTGTGAACATGTAACCAGACgaataatcatacagaaaagaaattattacacCCCCTATTCCGGCAAGCAAAAGGGAAATTGATTCTTACTTACCAATGGGCAACTCCATGgttgtacaatattttactctaaataatCCTGCGCATAGTTAGGacacatgtgttactatatcgcATGTAATTATATCATAAGATGGTCCACCGTTtctgtagaaatatatttattcttatattccTTCATTGCTGTTAGGATTACCCATAatgccaatgtaaaaataaattagtaacgCTAAGCAAAATCCTGTGATGTGGTATACACCATAATAATCAAACTCAGTTTTGCCTATAGAGTCATAAATCTTCATGCACCATTTCGAAACAATAGGccaattcctttttaaaattcttactaCAAGAAGCTAAGATATCTCTCATTAGGCCTTAAAGGACCTTCAGACTGTTTTCGGACTTAAAGGGTATTCAGGatgaataagtttttttgtagATCCCCCTCCTGTTgggatccatgaggaaggattgtGGGTTTTATAGATCAGCTGGTTTCTTAAGATACTGTGTGGACAAACAAACGTATACAGAAGTATAAAACTTTCCAAGCCCGTCAAGTGATTATTACTTGCTAACGCTTagttaataactaattattggtTATTAACAAGATTTTTTACTACAGTAACAATAACTGGTATCCCATTTTCAAGCTTTTACCAAGACAACCGCTTGAGAACTACTGGAACATGTTATCCTAAAAATATAGCATAATAAGTGTACAACTTTctaatgattaataatattaaacaaattatgtatactaaaatgtatgtaattgaAAACACCAAATCTATTAGTTTCCTGATTAGTTTTGTTTCAATTCaggatagatttttttaatattaccaagATTTTGCAGATGATTAATTAGAAAAAATGCTATTATAAAATTACGAGAAAAAATTCCACGTATAGTTACATATTTCGTaacatttcaatgtttaaatgttaCTACAACAGTATACGAGAATGAAATATTGTGTGTCATTACAGACCGGGCGTCTCTTGGCTGTCAATTTGAGAGTCTTATGCCTGATTGGCTGTCACCAAGTGACGGTATTTGCAATTGGTTGTCAAGGCTTCCGATCTCGGGCTTAGAGATTACTTTAAGAACGtttctcatttaaattaaatatattcatcatcattataataattatcaaaataataaatataccagAAATTTCTATTATCAAACATTAAATTCAACTGCAGATTATAAACAGCATATTAATACGCACACAGAGAAGTAACAGTTTTATAAGATGAAGagagtagaatatttatttataccgaCATTTATTCTAGCATACagtggtaatttttatttataaatatttttagtgaattgtacattattacaaaaaatgattTCAACTGTTTTACCAGTATCAGATATGTTGTGGTCTTcgattattaatttcatttttaataatattatcctAGTGTTTATACTGTCTATTTTGTCCTCAATATACTCCAAGAACGAACCTTAactgattcgctgagtttctagCACTATTCAAGTAcatagctcattttatttttaatatgccCTGCGGACTTGGAAGACAggcaaaaataaagtttttcaatctttcaatattttctaaagttcaaccaataaaaaatgtacaaaactatatTTCTTATGTCCAATATTAGGCTTCTCTTCaaatcttaaaagtaaaattttttgtcAGTACTTGAAtctttaaataagtttagtgctgttccttttaaattaaattatttttttatttcttaatctaacctttatttgtacatttactAGTTTCAAGTTTCAACGTTaaagaaaatgtagttttttaatatttaaattaaaaactggaaTTTTAAAGAAACACAATTTGACGTAAAAGATCACACTTAGAGATCAGATCCATTTCGCCGGACATCCATTAACGGATATATTAGACTACTTTGTGACTCCTTATTCGTTACGATTAAGAAGCCGCATTTATTCAGCTTTCCTGATTAAAATTctgttaaacctttttttaaatgacaGTGAAAATTGGTACTTGTGAAAATACAGGTAATGAAAATACCTGTAATGTGTcaaaagaatttgtaaaattagatttaaactaaaataaaacccaCTTGCTTTCACAAATAACATTCTGTTtagtcataattttatatttcaaaataaagggGTTACGGTAAgtattatgtttttgtaattaatgtagtaacatgaaattaataaaataaaactcaatttattgattaattcagTAAAGTGACGAGACATGTGAGATGTTGACAAAGAAAGACGCGTGTGTACACAAAGAATAGTGTTTTTTTCTTAAAGTCACCTCAGCTTGTACAGTACATTAATTAGCGGAAGTGGTGTTGTTACCGAGCCAAACAAAGGAGATTACCGCAGTGGGTGGAGGACCGATGTTACAGAGGGGAGCTAGGCAGATAATACGTGATAATTTCGCGGGAATCTTTGTCCGAGCAGTGGATTGGTAAGGGACAAAGGAAAACCTCACAGACAGTAGAAGCGGTTATCATTAATTATTCAAGGTAAAAGACATTTCCTATAGTATTCAGTTTCTA
The Homalodisca vitripennis isolate AUS2020 chromosome 1, UT_GWSS_2.1, whole genome shotgun sequence DNA segment above includes these coding regions:
- the LOC124354801 gene encoding uncharacterized protein LOC124354801 — its product is MIVIGNIFFKQKVGSSFKIVIILCLYIGYTVQQCILGNCLFTSLVISVLYNMADPEVTLLQSGNVEPMPDNSTRKRKRRVDNWKKTKDKKKRHSAQGFPNIPTCGHRERANGSKHCYDCSRLNMQDIRRFHQGFYKSCNKIDQDQFILRYAKGKVPKRHRLQGPHSSERGMAIEYFIPSYRNEGGSELVKVCQKAFLDILNISKFRVQRLCRLVFQTGESPKELRGGGPSF